The DNA segment TtttaccttgttttatttctgacAGAGCATGATTAGGAACATCTTTCTGTTCCTAGATAGAACTTACGTTTTTCAAATTTCGATGTTGTCTTCCATTTGGTAAGGATTCAATCATTACTTGAAAAATTATTATGTGTGACTTATGATCACTTTTTTATCTCCTAACTGAAAGAAGACATAATAAGATGAATTTATaaactttcaaatataattttgaaaacccgtttttctctatgtgtatcatgaaacttagaaatgtttaaaatcatgTTAGAGCGCATGGTAACATAGCTTATgggataatttattataaaattatattactcAGTGTTAATAATTGTTTAGGAGACATATTATTTCTAAGTTAATTCTAGATAATGAATCATATTTCATACTTATGATGGAAACACTGGGAAGTTGTTAATTGATACCAAATTATGCTAATGAAGGCTAAAAAATCTAAAGGCAAGTGTAACAGTTTTAGAGTCACCctgaattttgatttattttttaaaaattatggaattATGCATGTCATCCAGTTGTCTTTATATACTCTGAAATCTTACGTTTATTTTAGTTGACTTCAGACTatcaaaaaacaaagtagaagaatTTAACCAACTGTAGATAGAGTTCAGCatcaaagtataattttttgAACTATGGATAATGCATTATTACATCAAAGTATAATGGCAAAAAAGACCCCTagaatttacagttttaaaaatatatttatttagataggtttttttgttgttgtttcagggACATGGGCCTTGAattatttaaatcatatataattCGTGATCAGAATGTTCAGAGTAGGACCGTAGATGGAATTCTTCTgttaattgaaaaagaaagaaatggtgagATGATTGATAGATGTCTGATTCAGAGGCTTTTAAGTATGCTTTCTGATTTGCAGGTAAGTAATGCTTAACTTCTATTACTTTGCAGCTAATTTCTAATCTGGTATTCTAAATATCAGTTttaactgagttttaaaaatatattgcattttagATTTACCAAGTATCATTtgagaataaattcctagaagaaacaaACAGGTTCTAtgcagcagagggaaggaagctgGTGCAAAAAAAAGAGGTATTTGAAGACAATTATAAACTCTAACGTTATCTGTAAAACAGATCATTAAATACTTGGTGGAGAACCATGTTTATAATTCCTATTTAAATTTTGACATACTTTTCTtgctaatacttattttttttctcttcttgggcatttgctaaaggtttgtcaattttgttgacctTTCAAAGAACCTGTTTTTGGtgttcctgatttttcttttttctattgtttttctcctttctgtttcacTAAATTCTCACAATTACTTTCTTTACTTGCTTCAGGTTTAGTTTGATCTTTTCCCACAGTCTTTATGTGGAAAATCAggtttaaaaacaacagaaagagttagtttattgttttaagatctttctttttccagtgtAGCTATTTACAAATATAAGTTGCCCACTCAGCATATGTCAGCTGCAGTCCTTAAATTTTGGTATGTTCTAGGTTCATTTTTCACATGGTAAAGTATGTCCTACTTTCGCTCTTAAGAAATGTCTTGTTTAATTTcctcatatttgtgaatttctgaaattttctttttccccccatttccacttcattataataaatgagcacattttgtatgatttcattcttttaaaatattttcacttgttttgtGGTTTGATGGGGTCTTGCAGAATGTTCCTTATACACTTAAGAAGACCATGTATTGTATTATTCAGTGgtgttttgcaaatgttttgttagttcttgtttgtttagttttgttaaagccttctgtttctttgctggttcTGGTCTTAGCATTTTAGCCATTATTTATCTTATATATGATTTACATATATGTCATTGGCTTTTGAAGTCACCGACTGTTGTtgaattttcagtttctcttttcatttctgacaGCCCTTTGCTTCCAGTATTGTATGGTTTTGTTTtagttatattaaaatttcaagcCACAGTGTTTCCAGTTACAAATTAAACTCAGTTTTATAATTCTTGGTATTCTGGCCATATGGAAATGAACTGAGGATGTAGCTGGGTCTTAATCAAACTAAATTTATTTAGGCCAgacatgtttttgtttgcttgcttgttttgtttgtaaCTTTTGTGCTTTAAGTCCTATAATTTTTAGACataataagtttaaaatattcttttcagatTCCTGGGTGTCTTTACCATATCAAGAATCTCCTAGAAGAAGAAGTAGACAGAGTTAGAGCCTACCTAAGCCTTAACACACAGTAAGAACATATATCGTATAATTACACATAGGATTATTATATGTTTTTTACGCTTTGAGATTGCAACTATTTAAACACATCAATAATTACCGTGGGATAtgatgaaattataaatttatttccctttttggctaagttcttctctccctcttttcttcatttgtatcaaagtaatgaaaattcctgacaaatagaaatttcttcataagtttatttttcaagtttttgatgAGCCAAAGTAAAGAAACTAAGTTTGGAAAATAGGttgttgatctttttgaattataGATGAAAGAATGGTCTTTCTGTTAGATAGACATctgctattatttaattttctccaaTTAAGTAATGATAATTATAACTCATCGTAGAAGTtcaggggaacctgagtggctcaaaggttgaatgttggcctttggctcaggtcctggaatcgagtcccatgttgggctccctgtggggagcctgtttctccccctgcctacaTCTCcatgtctctctgaataaatgaataaaatattttaaaataaaattaaattgaatcagGAGAAGTTTATGAATAAAATTCAGTCTTCCTGAAGACCATCAgtagcaattttaattttatggcatAAGTTATAGTGGGAACAAGAAATCAAGATTGATAACAGTAATATATGCACTAGCATTCTGGAAAGCAGTTTTATCACTCCAGTATGAGAATCTTTTAGTgatgtaaaactttatttttaaaacaggaagCTACTGATTGCTATTGTAGAAAAGCAACTTCTAGGTGAACATTTATCAGCAGTTCTTCAGAAAGGTAAACAAGTATAGATACGTTTAGCTAAATagtattaaggaaaataattttcaatttttaagtaattttaatttctgtgttctGTGCGATGTCTCCctttaaaatgatacataaaatgAAGGTATACATACATCTCAAAAACAGTAATGTGGTAAAGTTTTTTTGGCTGttcttaaaaatagtctttaaaacatcttcctgatgttttaaaattttagattataAGTGCTCTTGAGCACATGTTTTGCTTTACTTCTGGTATTTTCCCATTCTTCACATAAGGTTAACATTTGCTTAACATATACGTATTGAATGTTTACTTCTTGGTGCAAAACAAGTAGATTTGATACAGGGTGAATGCTTCTTTAGAAGCCTTTATTAAAGTGAGTGcatgtaaactaaaatttaactatttttttggaCAAGAGAGATCTaacatagaataagaacacaaaTACTgaacctttttttctgtttgatgtagttttggaatataagTGAGGCTTGATGGGGTAAGGTCTGGAGCCAATGACCAACAAAGAATTCTTGTGACATCTTTGGAGCAAAAATGGTGGCTTTATTAAAGCACTAGGACAGGACTcataggcagaaagagctgctgccccagggttgtgagaggtGGCTGACTATATACTATGTGTTTGGGACTATATACTGTGTGTTTGGGGTAGATAGGAAAAGgaggtttcaaaaggatttttgTACGCTAAAGAGAACTTACCAAAGACCTTACCATTGCCAAGGtaaggttgtttttccttctagtaaagcattaacagttgggagcttccttcTGGAAGCTAGGTTATTGTTAAGAATGCTTTTTCCTTGTTAAGTCACTAAGACTTCTGGTAAATGGAGGGGGACTCTTGTCTATAGGACTGTAATCTCTAAAAATTAACTatttgctccttccttcccttagTTTTAcggcagccaggagtgcctgaggaatgtcaaaCACATCCCATCTCTGAGGGGCAGGCAGGTCCTCTGtggggtgtcagcttgtgctttgacCTCAGCTAGatctccacatcttcatcaattTTGCTCCTTAAATTTTTTGATTACCAAAATGGGAGGACTTCCTTATTCTTTTCCAGTAGGATTTATAACATTTGCCaactcttagaataaaatccagcaACTTTAAAAAGCATCCTCAATTTTATAGAATTAGGTGCTAAAAAAACTCAGTTTGACAAAATCACGGGGAAAAAGTATATAGAGTAACAAGTTAGTGGGAAGTGAGAGGTGAACTAatgtaaaacagatttttaaatatttgaagtcGAAGAATGTTGATCAAGTTTGAAgctttatattattaattattgatttatatgTTAAGTATGGAACATATAATTCCAGGAAACAGAGTCGGCAGAAAATTTCTCTGAATAGTGAGGGCTTATTCTGCTAATGATGAGCTCAGAAAAGCAACATGTTGATACTGATGCTGAATAAATGACTTTTTAGTaacatattccttttttcttttgcatttggggGTTTTTATGTTTACTTATTGAATTAGTAGATTTGTCGACATATCTGGACGTATCGTATAACATCGTTTTGGACTTAATTATCTCTAAggaatcattattttattctcatgtGAAAATTAATATCTGCCTCTTAATTAGATATTTAATGTTTTcagttattcattttaaattataaattaaaattcataatttttttctttttagtaatgtCTGTCCTACAAATTTgtttactatatttttctttaatttagatTTTGGGGTAATAATTTGAAATGTGTTTATAAAGACCACAgttagaagaatgaaaaaagtaGTAGTCCAgaggcataattatttttttcattatcctcTAATTACTACTTAATTTAAAACTTACTGATATTACTTTCATTTGTAAAGTTTAGTACTGTACTATTTTgatcaagtaaatattttaatctcaaaataatgCCTCACTGAATGTATATCTTGAGGAGGATATTTGTATTGCTCATTTTGCCTTCATGTTTCTAATATTCAGGCTTAAGCTATCTTCTTGATGAAAACAGGGTTGAGGATCTGTCTGTACTCTACCAGCTGTTTAGTAGGGTAGAGTTTGGAGTTCAAGTTCTTCTTCAACATTGGATTGATTATATAAAGGTATTATTTAAAGAAGATATCATTGAAAAATAACAGATTATTAATGGTTTATTTTCCCACTTTAATAATGTGCTTTTTTACCTTAATTAACTTGAAATtcataaagcatattttaaacgttcttttaaaactctttttttcccagTTCATAAATTCCAAATCCcccaataatattttcatttgaaggGAAAAGACGGGTACATTATTTATGGTATAGTATTTGAGTTTAGGCCTTTTGTTTGATAACAACAAATTATTATTGAAAGAGACCGTAAACATAAATTgtctcagagaagcagagagaaaggctgctttcttttttaaaaattattattttttatttaaattcaatttgacaacatatactATAATACTCAGTGTTTATgccctcaagtgccctcctcagtgcccgacacccagttACACAATcgcctgcctacctccccttttgcaaccctttgtttgtttcccagagttaggaatctcatgttttgtcaccctctctaaattttcccactcattttctctcctttccccgataatccctttcactatttcttacattgccctatgagtgaaaccatatgatgattgtccttctccagttgactcttttcattcagcataataccctccagttccatccaagtcaaagcaaatggtatttgtctcttctgGTGGTTGAGTAACATTCCGTTAGATATATAGACCTCAtcattttcatccattcatctgtcgaaggacattatGACTCCTTCCACAATTTACCTGTTGTgcacaatgctgctataaatattggggtgcagctgtcccagcatttcactgcatctgtatctttggggtaaataactagtaatgcaattgctgcaTGGGTTatacggtagctctatttttaacttcttgaggagctgccatactgttttccaaaggggTGGCACGACTTTGCATTCCAACCAGCAACACAGGAGGGTCCCCATTTCTCACATCCTCCCCAGcattgtggtttcctgtcttgttgtcatcattctcactggtgtgaggtggtatcccattgtggtttcgatttgtatttccctgttggcCAGTGATGTGCAGCATTTCCTCATGCACTTGCTGGCCATATGTAGGTcttctatggagaaatgtctgttcatgtcttctgcccctttcatgattggattgtttgtttcttgggtgttgaggttagtaagttctttatagatcttggatactagcccttttaactgatatgtcatttagtttggttgtcttttagttttcttttgctgtgcagaagctttttatcctggtgaagtcccaatagcttgtttttcttttgtttcccttgccttcatagaagtatcatagatgtatcttgtaagaagttgctgtggtcaagttcaaaacgggtgttgcctgtgttctcctctaggattttgatggattcttgtaacacatttagatctttcatccattctgagtttatcattgtgtatggtgtaagagaatgatgcCGTTTCATTCTTCGGcccatggctgtccaattttcccagcaccctttattgaagagactgtccttttcaattgggtattctttcctgctctatTGAAAATTagtggaccatagagttgagagcctATTTccgggttctctgttctgttccattgacctatgtgtctgtttttgtgccactaccacactgtcttgatgatcacagctttggtagtacaacttgaaatccagcattgtgatgcctctggctctgattttctttttctctttttttaatattaaatttattttttattggtgttcaatttgccaacatacacatacagaataacacccagtgctcatcccgtcaagtgcccctgtCAGTGCCCGCCACACAttcacccaccccccgccctcctccccttcgaccaccagtttgttctctggtGGAACAAACTCAACGAACACActctgttcatttcccagagttaggagtcttcatgttctgtctccctttctgatattccctacccatttcttctcccttcccttctgttccctttcactattatttatattccccaaatgaatgagaccatatagtgtttgtccttctccgattgacttacttcactcagcataataccctccagttccatccacgttgaagcaaatggtgggtatttgttgtttctaatggctgagtaatattccattgtatacataaaccacatcttctttatcgattcatctttcgatggacaccgaggctccttccacattttggctattgcagacattgctgctagaagtATCGGGGTAtgggtgtcccggtgtttcattgcatctgtatctttggggtaaatccccagcagtggaattgctgggtcgtcaggcaggtctgtttttaactgtttgaggaacctccacacagttttccagagtggctgcaccatttcacattcccaccaacagtgtaagagggttcccctttcctgcatcctctccaacatttgtggtttcctgtcttgttaattttccccattctctcaggtgtgaggtggtatctcattgtggttttgatttgtatttccctgatagcaagtgatgcggagcattttctcatgtgcgtgttggccatgtctgtgtcttcctctatgagatttctgttcatgtcttttgcccatttcatgattggattgtttgtttctttgctgttgagtttaataagttctttatagatcttggaaactagccctttatctgataggtcatttgcaaatatcttctcccattttgtaggctgtcttttagttttgttgatgtaAGCTTTGCCGCGCCAAAGCTTCTtactttgatgaagtcccaatagttcgtttttgtttctgtttcttttgccttcgtggatatatcttgcaggaagttactgtggccgagttcagaaagggtattgcctctgttctcctctaggattttgatggaatcttgtctcacacttagatctttcatgagcatggaatatttttccatctctgtgttttcctcagtttctttcagaaatgttctgtagtttttaaggtatagatcctttccctctttggttagggttCTTCCTTGGtatttatgcttttgggtgcaattgtgaatgggattgagtccttaatttctctttcttcagtttcattgttagtgtatagaaacgggactgatttctggacattgatttcaTATACTGCcgcactgctgaattgctgtatgagttctagcaatcttggggtgaagtcttttgggttttccatttacaatatcatgtcatctgcaaagagggagagtttagctcgctctttgccagtttgaatgccttttatttatttttgttgtctgattactgaaaatgaataggaaatatcagtgagggtgacagaacacgagagactcctctaactctgggaaaggacaAGGGgttggaaggggaagtggggaaggacatggggtgactgggtgataggcactgatgggggcacttgatgggatgcgcactgggtgttatactagatgttggaaaatcgaactccaataaaaaatatatttaaaaacccaatcagacagcaaagggaaataaaaggcaagcactcacattggcaaagaagtcagaCTTTCACTGTTTTCAGATAACATGAtgctatatagaaaacccaaaagacttcaccaaaaacaTTGCTAGAATTGAGAAAGGAATTCAGCACAGGTGCTGGATACAAACTCAACTACAGAAGTCTgcacaacaacaataaaatgaattcaAGGAGTTGATCCCATTTCCAGTTGCATCAGAAACCATGTGCTCTGCCTAGGAATATACCTAGCCAAAGAGGGTCAAGATCAGgattctgaaaagtataaaacactaatgaaagcaattgagaaagacatgaaaaaatggaAGCACATTCCttcctcatggattggaagaacagatattgttaacATGTGTCTAAGTGACTGGCTGTAGCCATGTACACATGGAAGGCAAACTCTATTAGAAcctcaccagcatttttcacagacccaGAACAAacactcctaaaatttgtatggaaccagaaagtACCCTGTGAA comes from the Canis aureus isolate CA01 unplaced genomic scaffold, VMU_Caureus_v.1.0 NW_027326476.1_RagTag, whole genome shotgun sequence genome and includes:
- the LOC144309534 gene encoding cullin-4B-like isoform X2; protein product: MAEEDSSSSSATTSREQEQLENRNLIVPSVAADHHTDDLTEASTTLSGFASVKLGTGSVKKLVIRNFKDKPLILENYTEEAWQKLKEAVQAIQNNTSVQYSLEELYQSVKNLCSYNLSANLYKQLKQLCEQHIRAEIHQLREYPFFPGPFLKKMDKCWQDHARQMSMIRNIFLFLDRTYVFQISMLSSIWDMGLELFKSYIIRDQNVQSRTVDGILLLIEKERNGEMIDRCLIQRLLSMLSDLQIYQVSFENKFLEETNRFYAAEGRKLVQKKEIPGCLYHIKNLLEEEVDRVRAYLSLNTQKLLIAIVEKQLLGEHLSAVLQKVLRQPGVPEECQTHPISEGQAGPLWGVSLCFDLS
- the LOC144309534 gene encoding cullin-4B-like isoform X3 produces the protein MAEEDSSSSSATTSREQEQLENRNLIVPSVAADHHTDDLTEASTTLSGFASVKLGTGSVKKLVIRNFKDKPLILENYTEEAWQKLKEAVQAIQNNTSVQYSLEELYQSMIRNIFLFLDRTYVFQISMLSSIWDMGLELFKSYIIRDQNVQSRTVDGILLLIEKERNGEMIDRCLIQRLLSMLSDLQIYQVSFENKFLEETNRFYAAEGRKLVQKKEIPGCLYHIKNLLEEEVDRVRAYLSLNTQKLLIAIVEKQLLGEHLSAVLQKGLSYLLDENRVEDLSVLYQLFSRVEFGVQVLLQHWIDYIKVLFKEDIIEK
- the LOC144309534 gene encoding cullin-4B-like isoform X1; translation: MAEEDSSSSSATTSREQEQLENRNLIVPSVAADHHTDDLTEASTTLSGFASVKLGTGSVKKLVIRNFKDKPLILENYTEEAWQKLKEAVQAIQNNTSVQYSLEELYQSVKNLCSYNLSANLYKQLKQLCEQHIRAEIHQLREYPFFPGPFLKKMDKCWQDHARQMSMIRNIFLFLDRTYVFQISMLSSIWDMGLELFKSYIIRDQNVQSRTVDGILLLIEKERNGEMIDRCLIQRLLSMLSDLQIYQVSFENKFLEETNRFYAAEGRKLVQKKEIPGCLYHIKNLLEEEVDRVRAYLSLNTQKLLIAIVEKQLLGEHLSAVLQKGLSYLLDENRVEDLSVLYQLFSRVEFGVQVLLQHWIDYIKVLFKEDIIEK